A region of bacterium DNA encodes the following proteins:
- the rplJ gene encoding 50S ribosomal protein L10 produces MRPEKQSILGELTSQVNDSTFVFVAEYRGMKVEQFSDLRRKLGKTGARMQVVKNRFLRLITKDKGWQDLDTSLKGQSAIVTGTDPVQAAKTIKQFCTACGMPVVKAGVMGNVILTSSQIDALAELPPREVLLSQLVGTVAAPLTRLVGVLKQKVSTIVYVLKAVEDKKNATK; encoded by the coding sequence ATGAGACCAGAAAAACAATCAATTCTAGGGGAATTAACTTCCCAGGTGAACGATTCAACCTTTGTCTTTGTTGCGGAATACCGCGGCATGAAGGTGGAACAGTTCTCGGACCTTCGCCGGAAACTCGGTAAAACGGGCGCGCGCATGCAGGTTGTGAAGAACCGGTTTCTGCGCCTGATTACGAAGGACAAAGGGTGGCAGGATCTGGATACGTCGCTGAAGGGCCAGTCGGCCATCGTGACGGGCACGGATCCGGTTCAGGCGGCCAAGACGATCAAGCAGTTCTGCACGGCGTGCGGGATGCCGGTGGTCAAGGCGGGCGTCATGGGGAATGTTATTTTGACATCCTCTCAGATTGATGCCTTGGCTGAACTGCCGCCTCGCGAGGTGCTGTTGAGTCAGTTGGTGGGTACAGTGGCGGCTCCGCTCACGCGTCTGGTTGGCGTGTTGAAGCAAAAGGTGTCCACCATCGTATACGTATTGAAGGCGGTTGAGGACAAAAAGAACGCAACGAAGTGA
- the rplA gene encoding 50S ribosomal protein L1: MATHGKKYRKVAEKTEDKVYSVSEAIDFLKANKIAKFDETAELAIRLGVDTKKTDQTVRGTVALPHGTGKTVRVAVFAAGAAADAARAAGAEFVGNEDLIEKVKGGWVDFDIAIATPEAMKEVRKLGKVLGPRGLMPNPKTGTVSDDTAFAVRESKAGRVEYRMDRNGNVQVPFGKLSFEAVKLQDNVNAVIAAIASARPAAAKGVFIKRCTLSSTMGVGLRVDVRE; encoded by the coding sequence ATGGCGACGCACGGTAAAAAATATCGTAAGGTAGCCGAAAAGACCGAAGACAAGGTTTACTCCGTGTCCGAGGCAATCGACTTTCTGAAGGCAAATAAAATTGCCAAATTTGATGAAACCGCCGAACTCGCGATTCGGCTTGGTGTTGACACCAAGAAGACGGATCAGACCGTCCGTGGCACCGTGGCACTCCCGCATGGGACCGGTAAAACTGTCCGTGTGGCCGTTTTTGCGGCAGGGGCGGCAGCGGATGCGGCCCGGGCCGCCGGTGCTGAATTCGTCGGTAACGAGGATCTGATTGAAAAGGTCAAGGGCGGTTGGGTGGATTTCGATATCGCCATTGCCACGCCGGAAGCCATGAAGGAAGTCCGCAAACTCGGTAAAGTGTTGGGCCCCCGCGGTCTGATGCCAAATCCGAAAACGGGCACGGTTTCGGATGATACCGCCTTTGCGGTCCGCGAGAGCAAGGCGGGTCGCGTGGAGTATCGGATGGACCGGAACGGCAACGTGCAGGTCCCCTTCGGGAAACTGTCATTTGAGGCCGTTAAGCTTCAGGACAATGTCAATGCGGTGATCGCGGCGATTGCGTCAGCACGCCCGGCGGCCGCCAAGGGTGTCTTTATTAAACGGTGTACGCTCAGTTCCACGATGGGGGTTGGCCTCCGCGTAGACGTGCGTGAGTAA
- the rplK gene encoding 50S ribosomal protein L11, which produces MAKKVTGKIKLQIPAGQANPAPPVGPALGQHGVNIMQFCKEFNAATQNSAGLVIPVIITVYQDRSFTFITKSPPASSLLKRSAGLAKGSAQPNRDKVGKVTPQQVLEIARQKMNDLNATDENHAARMIEGTARSMGIEVIR; this is translated from the coding sequence ATGGCAAAGAAAGTAACAGGAAAAATCAAGCTGCAGATTCCCGCCGGGCAGGCGAATCCGGCACCCCCAGTTGGGCCGGCACTCGGCCAGCACGGGGTGAATATCATGCAGTTTTGCAAAGAATTTAACGCGGCCACGCAGAATAGCGCGGGCTTGGTGATTCCGGTAATTATTACCGTGTACCAGGATCGCTCGTTCACGTTTATCACGAAGAGCCCGCCCGCCTCATCTTTGTTGAAACGGTCTGCGGGATTGGCCAAGGGTTCAGCCCAACCGAACCGCGATAAAGTTGGCAAGGTGACGCCCCAGCAGGTGCTGGAAATTGCGCGCCAGAAGATGAACGATCTGAATGCGACAGACGAAAACCACGCCGCCCGCATGATTGAGGGGACGGCTCGCAGCATGGGAATCGAGGTAATTCGTTAG
- the nusG gene encoding transcription termination/antitermination protein NusG, with amino-acid sequence MSEKQWFVLHTLTGQEAKVKESIERRLDKEEMRGYVDQVLIPTEKVSETKKGVKSVITRKFFPGYVLVSMSLYGDDRKVIETVWYFIRETPGVIGFVGGDRPAPLRPDEVERLLFQVEEKKEKVKPKVIYDIGETVKITDGPFMNFTGTVDEVDADRGKLKVSVAIFGRTAPVELEYWQVERQ; translated from the coding sequence ATGAGTGAAAAACAATGGTTTGTTCTGCATACGTTGACTGGCCAGGAGGCGAAGGTCAAGGAAAGCATTGAGCGCCGCCTGGACAAGGAAGAGATGCGCGGCTATGTGGATCAGGTGCTGATCCCCACGGAAAAAGTGTCTGAGACCAAAAAAGGGGTCAAAAGCGTCATTACCCGGAAGTTCTTTCCCGGTTATGTGCTCGTGAGCATGTCGCTCTACGGGGATGACCGCAAGGTGATCGAGACCGTTTGGTACTTTATCCGGGAAACCCCCGGGGTGATCGGGTTTGTGGGTGGAGATCGGCCGGCGCCTCTACGGCCGGATGAAGTGGAGCGGTTGCTGTTCCAGGTGGAAGAGAAAAAAGAGAAGGTCAAGCCGAAAGTGATCTATGACATCGGTGAAACGGTCAAGATTACGGATGGCCCCTTCATGAATTTCACAGGGACGGTGGATGAAGTGGATGCGGATCGCGGGAAGCTTAAGGTGTCGGTTGCGATTTTTGGTCGCACGGCTCCCGTGGAACTGGAGTACTGGCAGGTTGAACGGCAGTAA
- the secE gene encoding preprotein translocase subunit SecE → MSKIADSFQKTKFFLADVKNELRKSTWPTRGELIESTVVVILSVVLFAVFVGLCDVVLRQAIGLLARH, encoded by the coding sequence GTGAGCAAAATAGCCGACAGCTTTCAGAAGACGAAGTTCTTTCTTGCCGACGTGAAGAATGAGCTGCGTAAATCCACGTGGCCGACGCGCGGGGAATTGATCGAGTCCACGGTGGTGGTGATCTTGTCGGTGGTATTGTTTGCCGTGTTCGTGGGTCTTTGCGACGTGGTCCTGAGGCAGGCGATCGGCCTGCTGGCGCGTCACTAA
- the rpmG gene encoding 50S ribosomal protein L33 encodes MPRELVTLACTECKRRNYTTTKNKRLTPDRMEIKKYCRFEKKHTVHKETR; translated from the coding sequence ATGCCGAGGGAACTGGTCACTCTCGCTTGCACCGAGTGCAAGCGGCGGAATTATACCACTACGAAGAACAAGCGGCTTACTCCGGATCGTATGGAGATTAAGAAGTATTGTCGTTTCGAGAAGAAACATACGGTGCATAAGGAGACCCGTTAA
- the tuf gene encoding elongation factor Tu: protein MAKETFSRTKPHVNVGTIGHVDHGKTTLTAALTYVQSLRGLSTYIKYDQVAKASESQGRRDPTKILTIATSHVEYSSDARHYAHVDCPGHADYVKNMITGAAQMDGAILVVSASDGPMPQTREHILLARQVGVPKVVVFLNKVDTVDDPELLDLVELEIRELLSKYDYPGDDTPIIRGSALGAIKATTADDPGCNCIKELINALDTFIPEPVRVIDQAFLLSIEDVFSIEGRGTVVTGRIERGIIKVGEDVEIVGLKPTVKTTVTGVEMFRKLLDQGQAGDNVGCLLRSTKKEDVERGQVLAKPGSITPHTTFKCEVYVLSKEEGGRHTPFFKGYRPQFYFRTTDVTGDITLPDGVEMVMPGDNISMTVTLIAPIAMEKSMRFAIREGGRTVGAGTVSEILQ, encoded by the coding sequence ATGGCGAAAGAAACATTTAGCAGAACCAAGCCGCATGTGAATGTAGGTACGATCGGGCACGTTGACCATGGCAAGACCACACTGACGGCGGCCCTTACTTATGTGCAGTCCCTGCGCGGGCTGAGCACGTATATCAAGTATGACCAGGTTGCCAAGGCCTCGGAATCCCAGGGTCGTCGCGATCCCACCAAAATTTTGACCATTGCCACCTCGCACGTCGAGTACAGTTCTGACGCCCGGCATTATGCCCACGTCGACTGTCCGGGGCATGCGGACTATGTCAAGAACATGATCACGGGTGCGGCGCAGATGGATGGCGCCATCCTGGTGGTCAGCGCGTCGGACGGTCCGATGCCTCAGACCCGCGAGCACATCTTGCTTGCCCGTCAGGTCGGTGTGCCGAAAGTGGTCGTGTTCCTGAACAAGGTGGACACGGTGGATGATCCCGAGCTGTTGGACCTTGTCGAGCTCGAGATTCGCGAATTGCTGAGCAAGTACGACTATCCCGGTGACGATACCCCGATTATCCGCGGGAGCGCCCTGGGGGCCATCAAGGCGACCACCGCCGATGATCCCGGTTGCAATTGCATCAAGGAATTGATCAATGCGCTGGATACCTTCATTCCGGAACCCGTCCGCGTCATCGATCAGGCGTTTCTGCTTTCAATTGAAGATGTGTTCTCCATCGAAGGTCGTGGCACCGTGGTGACCGGCCGTATCGAGCGCGGGATCATCAAGGTGGGTGAAGACGTCGAGATCGTCGGGCTGAAGCCGACGGTGAAGACGACCGTCACCGGTGTGGAGATGTTCCGCAAGCTGTTGGATCAGGGCCAGGCGGGCGATAACGTCGGTTGCCTGCTCCGCAGCACCAAGAAGGAAGATGTCGAACGCGGCCAGGTGTTGGCGAAGCCGGGTTCCATCACTCCTCATACGACCTTCAAGTGCGAAGTGTATGTGCTGAGCAAGGAAGAAGGGGGTCGTCATACGCCGTTCTTCAAGGGCTATCGCCCTCAGTTCTACTTCCGCACAACGGATGTAACGGGCGACATTACCCTGCCTGACGGCGTGGAAATGGTGATGCCGGGTGATAATATCAGCATGACGGTGACGTTGATTGCGCCGATCGCCATGGAGAAATCCATGCGCTTCGCTATCCGCGAGGGTGGGCGTACGGTGGGTGCCGGTACCGTGTCTGAAATTCTGCAATAA
- a CDS encoding Rne/Rng family ribonuclease, whose protein sequence is MFGFKFGRKSFKREIVINAESLETRVAVLENGKLEEFQVEHPSEERIVGGIYKGVIKNLEDGLQAAFVDIGLKKNAFLHYWDMIPEDAARLEAAEDITIRNMTKKKRHTSAEIARMFPIGSEIVVQVTKGPISTKGPRVTANLSIPGRYLVMLPGSNLKGVSRKIEDEKERLRLKKVLARLPSPEGVGMIIRTAGMGAQQRSFVRDMRAMVDVWGEISRGIKETPAPCCLYEELDLVERVVRDWLTEDIDRIVVDDPVKVEKIKDLASKISRRVRSRIQQYEGAAPIFDHFNIERQLENAFARKVMLKSGGYIIFEETEALISVDVNTGRHKGAQTQEDVIFEVNTEAAEEVARQLRLRNVGGLIVVDFIDMKQKKNRNAVYKTIKDALHRDKAKTNVLQISHLGLLEMTRQRVDEGVLSSMFVDCPYCKGKGSVKSPLSMSVEIQRQIVALMRRFKDAGQNRKLQIVVHPTVLERLRKEDEAILMNLESKFAGYLSFRADPGRHVEDFDIRNAESGEMYFTTITRPVEVRPG, encoded by the coding sequence ATGTTTGGATTTAAGTTTGGAAGAAAGAGTTTTAAGCGCGAAATTGTGATTAATGCCGAGAGTCTTGAGACCCGCGTGGCGGTGCTTGAGAACGGGAAACTGGAGGAGTTCCAGGTGGAGCACCCCAGCGAGGAGCGCATTGTGGGCGGGATCTACAAGGGGGTGATCAAAAACCTTGAAGACGGCCTGCAGGCCGCCTTTGTGGACATTGGTCTCAAGAAAAATGCCTTCCTGCATTATTGGGACATGATCCCCGAGGATGCCGCCCGGTTGGAGGCGGCGGAAGACATTACGATCCGCAACATGACCAAGAAAAAGCGGCACACGAGCGCGGAAATCGCGCGCATGTTCCCGATCGGGTCGGAAATTGTGGTTCAAGTCACCAAGGGGCCGATCAGTACCAAGGGCCCGCGCGTGACGGCCAATCTGAGCATTCCGGGCCGGTATCTGGTGATGCTGCCCGGGAGCAACCTGAAGGGGGTCTCGCGGAAGATTGAGGATGAAAAAGAGCGGCTGCGCCTGAAAAAGGTGCTGGCCCGCCTGCCCTCGCCGGAGGGGGTCGGGATGATTATCCGTACCGCGGGCATGGGCGCCCAGCAGCGTAGTTTTGTCCGCGACATGCGGGCGATGGTGGATGTGTGGGGAGAGATCAGCCGCGGCATCAAGGAGACGCCTGCGCCTTGCTGCCTGTACGAAGAACTGGATCTGGTGGAGCGCGTGGTGCGTGATTGGTTGACGGAGGACATTGACCGCATTGTGGTGGATGATCCGGTCAAGGTGGAGAAGATCAAGGATCTGGCTTCGAAGATCTCGCGTCGCGTCCGGTCCCGTATCCAGCAGTACGAGGGGGCGGCCCCGATTTTCGACCACTTCAACATTGAACGCCAGCTGGAGAACGCCTTTGCCCGCAAGGTGATGCTGAAGTCCGGCGGTTACATTATCTTTGAGGAAACCGAGGCCTTGATCTCGGTGGACGTGAATACCGGCCGGCACAAGGGGGCCCAGACGCAGGAGGATGTGATCTTTGAGGTCAATACCGAGGCGGCCGAGGAAGTGGCCCGTCAGCTCCGGCTGCGCAATGTCGGCGGGTTGATTGTGGTCGACTTCATCGACATGAAGCAGAAAAAGAACCGGAATGCCGTGTACAAGACGATCAAGGACGCCCTGCACCGCGATAAGGCCAAAACCAATGTCCTGCAGATTTCGCATCTCGGCTTGCTCGAGATGACGCGGCAACGCGTGGATGAAGGCGTCCTCTCCTCGATGTTTGTGGATTGCCCCTACTGCAAGGGGAAGGGAAGCGTCAAGTCCCCGCTCTCCATGAGTGTGGAGATCCAGCGGCAGATCGTGGCGCTGATGCGCCGGTTCAAGGATGCCGGGCAGAACCGGAAGCTGCAGATTGTGGTCCATCCCACAGTGCTGGAACGGCTCCGCAAGGAGGATGAGGCGATCCTCATGAATCTGGAAAGCAAGTTTGCGGGCTATTTGAGCTTCCGGGCAGATCCCGGACGGCATGTGGAGGATTTCGATATCCGGAATGCGGAAAGTGGCGAAATGTACTTCACCACCATTACCCGGCCCGTCGAGGTGAGGCCTGGTTAA
- the rodA gene encoding rod shape-determining protein RodA, which translates to MSALASHLKLLRRMNWVMLLMIIGLISVGVCFIYSATLMREDATVDLYAKQIKWALAGLVCYFGTTLFDYRRLRDVSWLFYIVAVVLLVAVLFFGTRIYGARRWLMFMGVGVQPSEIGKLAVITLSACLLSPAAEKFARLPPLWRLFLLAGIPMALVMKEPDLGSALVYLPVLVAMMFVAGTRIKPLVVMGVSGVVAVLLVLAAVALPEKMGMSPEHQEQFFNAIRLSDYQRDRIEVFLQPGKDPMGSGWNKRQSEIAVGSGGLTGKGFLGGTQNILGFLPRTVAPTDFIFSVITEELGFIGALGVLTLYGGLVLCGLYAAMVARDKMGRVLCVGIVMMVFTHAFINMAMTIGVLPVVGIPLPLVSYGGTFMVITLFALGLIQSVYVRRPGT; encoded by the coding sequence ATGAGTGCGCTGGCCTCACACCTTAAACTGCTGCGCCGCATGAACTGGGTCATGCTCCTGATGATTATCGGGTTGATCTCGGTGGGAGTCTGCTTCATCTATAGTGCCACCCTGATGCGTGAGGATGCCACTGTGGATTTGTATGCCAAACAGATCAAATGGGCCTTGGCGGGGCTGGTGTGTTATTTTGGCACCACGCTGTTCGACTACCGCCGGTTACGGGATGTCTCGTGGCTTTTTTATATCGTGGCGGTAGTGCTGCTGGTGGCGGTGCTCTTTTTCGGGACTCGCATCTATGGGGCCCGGCGCTGGCTGATGTTTATGGGGGTGGGGGTGCAGCCGTCCGAGATCGGCAAGTTAGCGGTGATCACGCTGAGCGCCTGCCTGCTGAGTCCGGCGGCGGAGAAGTTTGCCCGGCTTCCCCCTCTGTGGCGGCTGTTCCTGCTGGCGGGAATTCCCATGGCGCTGGTCATGAAAGAGCCTGACCTGGGAAGCGCCCTGGTCTATCTGCCGGTGCTGGTGGCGATGATGTTTGTCGCGGGGACCCGCATCAAACCGCTGGTGGTCATGGGGGTGAGCGGCGTGGTGGCGGTGCTGTTGGTGCTGGCCGCGGTGGCGTTGCCCGAAAAGATGGGAATGTCGCCGGAGCATCAGGAGCAGTTCTTCAATGCCATCCGGCTGAGCGACTATCAGCGTGACCGGATTGAGGTGTTTCTTCAGCCCGGTAAGGACCCGATGGGGAGCGGATGGAATAAACGCCAGTCGGAAATTGCTGTGGGGTCGGGTGGCCTCACGGGTAAAGGGTTTTTGGGGGGAACGCAGAATATCCTCGGGTTCCTGCCGCGTACGGTGGCGCCCACGGATTTTATTTTTTCCGTGATTACGGAGGAGCTGGGGTTTATAGGGGCACTGGGAGTGCTGACGCTGTATGGAGGACTGGTGCTCTGCGGCTTATACGCGGCCATGGTGGCGCGTGATAAGATGGGGCGGGTATTGTGTGTGGGGATTGTCATGATGGTGTTCACCCATGCATTTATTAATATGGCGATGACGATCGGGGTGCTGCCGGTGGTGGGGATCCCCCTGCCGCTGGTCAGCTACGGTGGAACATTTATGGTGATTACGCTGTTTGCTTTAGGTTTGATACAAAGTGTGTATGTGCGGCGGCCGGGAACGTGA
- the mrdA gene encoding penicillin-binding protein 2 translates to MDAGETILLEVKRIRMVLLIMLGLLLLLAAMLFDLQVSRRPEFEASLHKQSVRRIRLPAPRGRIFDRNQVCLADNQPCYCLAFNLEDLRQPGRWKNTVTEVQRRIGELKGLMGRKAIITEEDIWTHIRRRLPLPLVAWRSLDPAALARLAESSVDMKGVDIYVEPNRVYPKGESAAHLLGYVGKTDFSAADMDGFQYYLPEMDGKMGLERQFNKMMLGEPGEQLVRIDASGLKRAERTDKVAAPGANLILAIDSRIQGLAEAAIRDVPGAVVVLDPSNGDVLALASSPSFNPNQLMPVFPKALWEQLNNDPAKPMLNKAVAEVYAPGSIFKPVTALAALNSESVSAATTVTCPGYFMVGNKAMKCWNPNGHGVVDLRRGIEQSCNTYFITIGLKCGNEAISDLAKLFGLGEKTGIELDREAAGIVPTPEWKQKYWHDDWRNGDTCNFSIGQGALAVTPLQMAVVAATLANGGDVFRPRLVLGLTDVAGNTLTNYPVTQVRHLPIAPETMQLVRRGMHDVVMAPTGTGKRASIPGIEMAGKTGTAEYGEKEDRKKHGWMILFAPYDKPRYAVAMVVDDAVSGGFTVGPRLHDLMMGIFKVSEGSGEGEG, encoded by the coding sequence ATGGACGCAGGGGAAACCATACTGTTAGAGGTGAAACGCATCAGGATGGTGCTGCTCATCATGCTGGGTCTGCTGCTCCTGCTGGCCGCGATGCTGTTTGACCTTCAGGTATCCCGACGGCCTGAGTTTGAGGCAAGCCTGCACAAGCAAAGTGTAAGGCGGATCCGGCTTCCGGCCCCGCGTGGGCGGATTTTTGACCGGAATCAGGTGTGCCTGGCTGATAACCAGCCCTGCTACTGCCTGGCCTTCAATCTGGAAGATCTGCGCCAGCCGGGACGCTGGAAAAACACCGTGACAGAGGTGCAGCGCCGGATCGGGGAGCTGAAGGGGCTGATGGGGCGGAAAGCCATCATCACCGAGGAGGATATCTGGACCCATATCCGGCGCCGGCTCCCGCTGCCGCTGGTGGCCTGGCGGAGCCTCGATCCCGCCGCCTTGGCGCGACTGGCGGAGTCATCGGTGGATATGAAGGGGGTCGATATTTATGTGGAGCCCAACCGGGTGTATCCGAAGGGGGAATCGGCCGCCCATTTGCTGGGATATGTGGGGAAAACGGACTTTTCCGCCGCGGATATGGATGGCTTCCAATATTATCTTCCCGAAATGGATGGAAAAATGGGTCTCGAGCGTCAGTTCAATAAAATGATGCTGGGGGAACCCGGGGAGCAATTGGTGCGCATTGATGCCTCTGGCCTGAAACGTGCGGAGCGGACGGATAAGGTCGCCGCCCCGGGGGCCAATCTGATTCTGGCGATTGATTCCCGGATTCAGGGCCTGGCGGAAGCGGCGATTCGGGATGTCCCCGGGGCGGTCGTAGTGTTGGATCCCTCGAATGGGGATGTACTGGCGTTGGCCAGCTCTCCGTCATTTAACCCCAACCAGCTGATGCCGGTCTTCCCGAAGGCGCTCTGGGAGCAGCTCAATAACGATCCGGCCAAGCCCATGCTGAATAAGGCGGTGGCAGAAGTGTATGCCCCCGGCAGCATATTCAAGCCGGTAACAGCCCTGGCGGCCTTGAATAGCGAGTCCGTCTCGGCGGCAACCACCGTGACCTGTCCGGGTTACTTTATGGTCGGGAATAAGGCTATGAAATGCTGGAATCCCAATGGACACGGGGTGGTTGATCTGAGGCGGGGGATTGAACAGTCCTGTAACACCTATTTCATCACCATTGGCCTGAAATGCGGGAATGAGGCGATCTCCGACCTGGCAAAATTGTTCGGTTTGGGTGAGAAGACGGGAATCGAGCTCGATCGGGAGGCGGCCGGGATTGTGCCGACCCCGGAATGGAAACAGAAATACTGGCACGATGACTGGCGGAATGGCGATACCTGTAATTTCTCGATCGGACAGGGCGCGCTCGCGGTGACCCCGTTGCAGATGGCGGTGGTGGCCGCCACCCTGGCCAATGGCGGGGATGTGTTCCGGCCACGGCTGGTATTGGGCCTGACCGATGTGGCGGGGAATACCTTGACCAATTATCCGGTGACCCAGGTGCGGCATCTGCCCATTGCCCCTGAGACCATGCAACTGGTGCGGAGAGGCATGCATGATGTCGTGATGGCTCCCACCGGGACCGGGAAGCGGGCCAGCATCCCGGGCATTGAGATGGCGGGCAAGACGGGGACTGCGGAGTACGGGGAGAAAGAAGACCGGAAGAAGCACGGGTGGATGATTTTGTTTGCCCCCTATGACAAGCCGCGTTATGCCGTGGCCATGGTGGTGGATGATGCCGTGTCGGGCGGGTTTACGGTGGGGCCACGTCTGCATGACCTCATGATGGGGATATTCAAGGTGTCTGAAGGTTCAGGGGAGGGGGAGGGATGA
- the mreD gene encoding rod shape-determining protein MreD, with the protein MTAAIMIFLLLVGGLLQSLIPASAWLGLSKPPFLMAVALYYALAHPRGTAVTAAILAGIIQDSMSLLPVGYSSLCFVIFGVFLAETREKLFGDSLFTVAILGASLGALTTLGLYLMLSLNSLADAIPVWWVALKMGGTALLGLGVAPLVWWSAAMLERHVGLTYVGER; encoded by the coding sequence ATGACAGCTGCAATCATGATTTTTTTATTGCTGGTAGGCGGGCTCTTGCAGAGCCTGATCCCTGCATCGGCCTGGTTGGGGCTTTCCAAGCCGCCCTTCCTGATGGCCGTGGCGCTCTATTATGCCCTGGCCCATCCCCGCGGGACGGCGGTGACCGCCGCCATCCTGGCCGGGATTATTCAGGATTCGATGAGTCTGCTGCCGGTGGGCTATTCCTCGCTTTGTTTTGTGATATTCGGGGTGTTTCTGGCGGAGACACGCGAGAAACTGTTCGGGGATAGTTTGTTTACGGTGGCCATATTGGGGGCCAGCCTGGGCGCCCTGACGACACTGGGGTTGTATTTGATGTTGAGCCTTAACTCTCTTGCGGATGCCATCCCGGTGTGGTGGGTCGCCCTCAAAATGGGCGGCACTGCGCTGCTGGGACTTGGGGTTGCCCCCTTGGTGTGGTGGTCGGCCGCGATGCTTGAGCGTCACGTGGGCCTGACCTATGTGGGGGAGCGGTAA
- the mreC gene encoding rod shape-determining protein MreC → MRDRTFVLGVVLATFFLVLLNLPSSVSSSLRGFFRGSMATYQGGVTRFVSRVHQTSSAVGNISEVIQERDQLAKEVGVLRAQLRGLDGVMRENGELRTLTGFKKQSNLRTVACEVIARDDGYGWWQTIRLDKGRNEGLAADMPVITPEGLVGRIIEVNGHTCDVLLISDRSFKVSVRFEQDGSFGILQGGGISLRGEHRFGVLCMPSPARVDYIRKDLEIKAGEMVVSSGFGGVFPAGLVVGRVVGVRLDDTGLFQVAEVEPAADLARLQRVLVVTGP, encoded by the coding sequence GTGAGGGATCGTACATTTGTTTTAGGAGTGGTGCTGGCGACCTTTTTCCTGGTTCTCCTGAACCTGCCGTCGTCCGTGTCGTCTTCATTGCGGGGCTTCTTTCGTGGAAGCATGGCCACCTATCAGGGCGGGGTCACCCGCTTTGTGTCGCGCGTTCACCAGACCTCCTCCGCGGTCGGCAATATCAGTGAGGTGATACAAGAGCGCGACCAGTTGGCCAAGGAGGTGGGCGTGCTGAGGGCTCAGCTCCGCGGACTGGATGGTGTCATGCGTGAAAACGGGGAATTACGTACCCTGACCGGCTTCAAAAAGCAATCGAACCTGCGGACGGTGGCCTGTGAGGTGATCGCCCGTGATGACGGGTATGGCTGGTGGCAGACCATCCGCCTCGACAAGGGGCGGAACGAGGGCCTTGCGGCGGATATGCCGGTGATCACTCCGGAGGGTCTGGTCGGGCGCATCATTGAGGTGAATGGCCACACCTGCGACGTCCTGTTGATTTCGGATCGCTCCTTCAAGGTGTCCGTGCGGTTTGAGCAGGATGGGTCATTCGGGATTCTTCAGGGGGGCGGGATTTCCCTGAGGGGCGAACACCGTTTCGGGGTGCTGTGTATGCCGAGCCCGGCCCGGGTGGATTACATCCGGAAAGATCTGGAAATAAAGGCAGGGGAAATGGTGGTGTCGTCGGGGTTCGGGGGGGTGTTTCCTGCCGGCCTGGTCGTTGGGCGGGTGGTCGGGGTCCGGCTGGATGACACCGGGCTTTTCCAAGTGGCGGAGGTCGAGCCGGCCGCTGACCTCGCCCGGCTCCAGCGGGTGTTAGTGGTGACGGGACCGTGA